A window of Apodemus sylvaticus chromosome 9, mApoSyl1.1, whole genome shotgun sequence contains these coding sequences:
- the Phf3 gene encoding PHD finger protein 3 isoform X6: MVGCGRCDDWFHGDCVGLSLSQAQQMGEEDKEYVCIRCCAEEDKKTDLLDTEILEAQAPIEAHSEDKRMECGKPTSLKHAVTDDKHRHSDDPGKHKVKILKRESGEGKSSSDSRDNEIKKWQLAPLRKVGQPLLPRRSSEEKSEKIAKESAAVTSAGERAARSGTHEKQETKKKKAEKGGPNVPPPAAASKPSADQIRQSVRHSLKDILMKRLTDSNLKIPEEKAAKVATKIEKELFSFFRDTDAKYKNKYRSLMFNLKDPKNNILFKKVLKGEVTPDHLIRMSPEELASKELAAWRRRENRHTIEMIEKEQREVERRPITKITHKGEIEIESDAPMKEQEAAMEIQEPSANKSLEKSEASEKQKEEVDSTSKDTTSQHRQHLFDLNCKICIGRMAPPVDDLSPKNVKVVVGGARKHSDNEAESLADALSSTTNILASDFFEEEKQESPKSTFSPAPRPEMPGTVEVESTFLARLNFIWKGFINMPSVAKFVTKAYPVSGSPEYLTEDLPDSIQVGGRISPQTVWDYVEKIKASGTKEICVVRFTPVTEEDQISYTLLFAYFSSRKRYGVAANNMKQVKDMYLIPLGAADKIPHPLVPFDGPGLELHRPNLLLGLIIRQKLKRQHSACAGPSHTAEIPESAPIALHPDKKGKMEPSTEDAAEEESDFFNSFTTVLHKQRNKPPQPLQEDLTTAAEPLMEVTKQEPPKPLRFLPGVLIGWDNQPSTLELANKPLPVDDILQSLLGTTGQVYEQAPPVVEQSTLKEIPFISDQANPKVEKIEKVEVTEGDAKEIKVKAENISAATGKNSGVEENSLVGSSSISPGPLASLSLRGKPPDVSTEAFLTNLSIPSKQEETVENKERTLKRPLLQDQEKSLQDNRTSSNSPCRPSTAKASIDGNGSCSESLVANTRAPQFINLKRDPRQAAGRSQQTASESKDAESCRNGEKQAVPGPSLNKDPLAEPVSGEGKLSSLEKSSCAEQMADSQAAPDSSSIENLNSSQAEQANPSQEDILTQNIETVPPFRRGPTTTSSHFESGNTCQSDFPSKSINFTSRSSSPRASTNFSPMRPQQPNLQHLKSSPPGFPFPGPQNFPPQNVFGFPPHLPPPLLPPPGFGFPQNPPMVPWPPVHVPGQPQRMMGPLSQASRYMGPQNFYQVKDIRRPERRHSDPWGRQDQQQPDRPFNRGKGDRQRFYSDSHHLKRERHDKDWEQESERHRHRDRSQERDRERKSKEEVHKDKERARLSHSDRAPDGKASRDGKSADKKPDRPKGEDHDKEKEREKSKHREGEKDRERHKDREHTDRAKGKR; this comes from the exons ATGGTGGGCTGCGGGAGATGTGATGACTGGTTTCATGGAGACTGTGTTGGATTAAGTCTTTCTCAAGCGCAGCAGATGGGAGAGGAGGACAAAGAATATGTTTGCATAAGATGCTGTGCTGAAGAAGATAAAAAGACCGACCTCCTAGACACAGAGATTTTGGAAGCCCAAGCACCCATCGAAGCCCACAGTGAAGATAAAAGGATGGAGTGTGGGAAGCCGACATCTTTGAAGCACGCGGTCACCGATGATAAACACAGACACTCAGACGACCCTGGGAAGCACAAGGTCAAAATTTTAAAACGG GAGTctggtgaaggaaaatcttcctCTGACAGTAGagataatgaaattaaaaaatggcAGCTAGCCCCACTTCGCAAGGTAGGCCAACCACTTTTACCCCGGAGATCATcagaagaaaaaagtgaaaaaatagcAAAGGAATCTGCAGCTGTCACTTCTGCAGGAGAGAGAGCAGCGAGATCAG gtactCATGAGAAGCaagagacaaagaagaagaaagctgaAAAGGGCGGCCCTAACGTGCCCCCGCCAGCCGCAGCCTCCAAGCCGTCTGCAGACCAGATCAGACAGAGTGTCCGGCACTCCCTCAAAGATATCCTCATGAAAAG GCTTACAGACTCAAACTTGAAGATCCCAGAGGAAAAGGCTGCAAAAGTTGCcacaaaaattgaaaaagaacttttctctttttttcggGACACAGATGCCAAGTATAAGAATAAATATAGAAGCTTGATGTTTAATCTAAAAGATCCCAAAAACAAT ATATTATTTAAGAAAGTTCTAAAAGGAGAAGTAACCCCTGATCATCTTATAAGAATGAGTCCAGAAGAACTAGCCTCCAAAGAGTTAGCTGCGTGGAGACGGCGGGAGAACAGACAC aCCATAGAAATGATCgagaaggaacagagagaagTGGAAAGACGACCAATCACGAAAATCACTCACAAAGGTGAGATAGAAATCGAGAGTGACGCCCCGATGAAGGAACAGGAAGCAGCCATGGAGATCCAG GAACCTTCAGCCAATAAGTCATTGGAGAAGTCAGAAGCAtctgagaaacaaaaagaagaggtTGATTCCACATCTAAAGACACCACCAGTCAACACAGACAGCATCTTTTTGACCTGAACTGCAAAATATGCATAG GTCGAATGGCACCACCTGTAGATGATCTTTCTCCAAAAAATGTGAAAGTTGTTGTAGGAGGAGCCCGTAAACATTCAGACAACGAAGCAGAAAGTCTAGCAGATGCATTGTCTTCAACTACAAATATtctggcctctgatttctttgaGGAGGAGAAACAAGAATCTCCCAAGTCAACATTTTCTCCTGCTCCACG TCCAGAGATGCCTGGAACTGTGGAAGTTGAGTCAACCTTCCTGGCTAGATTGAACTTCatctggaaaggttttatcaACATGCCGTCTGTGGCGAAGTTTGTTACCAAAGCCTACCCTGTGTCCGGATCCCCTGAGTACTTGACAGAG GACTTACCAGATAGCATTCAAGTAGGTGGCAGGATATCGCCTCAGACAGTTTGGGATTAtgtggaaaaaataaaagcatcagGCACCAAG GAAATCTGTGTGGTTCGCTTCACACCAGTAACTGAAGAAGATCAGATTTCTTATACTTTGCTGTTTGCGTACTTCAGCAGCAGAAAGCGCTATGGCGTGGCTGCCAACAACATGAAGCAGGTTAAAGACATGTACCTTATTCCGCTGGGTGCTGCAGATAAAATCCCACACCCTCTCGTGCCTTTTGATGGGCCTG GCCTCGAGCTGCACAGACCAAATCTGTTGTTGGGCCTGATCATTCGTCAGAAGCTGAAGCGGCAGCACAGCGCTTGTGCAGGCCCCAGTCACACAGCCGAGATTCCTGAGAGCGCCCCAATAGCCTTGCACCCCgacaagaaagggaaaatggagCCATCCACAGAGGacgcagcagaggaagagagtgaCTTTTTCAATTCCTTTACAACTGTGTTACACAAGCAGAGAAACAAGCCCCCACAACCTCTTCAGGAGGACCTGACAACAGCAGCCGAGCCTCTGATGGAAGTCACCAAGCAGGAGCCACCAAAACCCTTACGGTTCCTCCCTGGGGTCCTGATTGGCTGGGACAATCAGCCTTCTACTCTGGAACTAGCAAATAAACCTCTGCCTGTAGATGACATTCTCCAAAGCCTTTTGGGCACCACTGGTCAGGTATATGAGCAGGCTCCTCCAGTTGTAGAACAAAGCACTCTTAAAGAAATTCCTTTTATAAGTGATCAAGCTAACCCAAAagtagagaaaatagaaaaagtgGAGGTGACTGAAGGTGACGCCAAGGAGATAAAAGTTAAAGCAGAAAATATTTCAGCGGCTACAGGTAAAAACTCAGGAGTAGAAGAAAATTCATTGGTGGgttcctcttccatttctccaggGCCTTTGGCAAGTCTCAGTCTGAGAGGGAAACCACCAGATGTTTCTACAGAAGCATTCTTAACAAATTTATCAATTCCCTCAAAACAAGAGGAAACTGtggaaaacaaagagagaacATTAAAAAGACCCCTGCTCCAAGATCAAGAGAAGAGTTTACAAGACAATAGGACTTCAAGTAACTCTCCCTGCAGGCCTAGCACTGCAAAGGCAAGCATAGACGGTAATGGGAGCTGCAGTGAGAGTCTGGTTGCTAACACAAGAGCCCCACAGTTTATCAACCTGAAAAGGGACCCCAGGCAAGCAGCAGGGCGAAGTCAGCAGACAGCTTCCGAAAGCAAGGATGCAGAGAGCTGCAGGAATGGAGAAAAGCAGGCTGTGCCTGGTCCATCACTCAACAAAGACCCCTTAGCAGAGCCCGTCAGTGGGGAGGGGAAGCTGTCCTCCCTGGAGAAGAGCTCGTGTGCAGAGCAGATGGCTGATTCACAGGCTGCGCCAGACTCATCCTCAATAGAAAACTTAAATTCTTCACAAGCAGAACAAGCCAATCCTTCACAAGAGGATATTTTAACACAAAATATTGAAACTGTCCCCCCATTTAGAAGAGGACCGACTACAACATCATCTCATTTTGAAAGTGGAAACACATGCCAATCagattttccttctaaaagcatcAACTTTACTTCCAGGAGTAGCAGCCCCCGAGCGAGTACAAACTTTTCGCCTATGAGGCCACAGCAGCCCAACCTCCAGCACCTCAAGTCGAGTCCTCCTGGATTCCCGTTTCCCGGCCCCCAGAACTTCCCTCCCCAAAATGTGTTTGGATTTCCGCCTCATCTGCCGCCCCCATTACTCCCCCCTCCAGGCTTCGGGTTCCCTCAGAATCCCCCCATGGTTCCTTGGCCACCCGTTCATGTCCCAGGCCAACCACAGCGCATGATGGGGCCCCTTTCACAAGCGTCAAGGTACATGGGTCCACAAAATTTTTATCAGGTAAAAGATATTCGGAGACCAGAAAGGCGCCATAGTGACCCATGGGGTCGGCAAGACCAGCAGCAACCAGACAGGCCCTTTAACAGGGGTAAAGGAGACCGCCAGAGATTTTACAGTGATTCCCACCACTTGAAACGAGAACGGCATGACAAGGATTGGGAGCAGGAATCCGAAaggcacaggcacagagacagaagccaagaaagggacagagagaggaagagcaaaGAGGAAGTACACAAAGATAAGGAGAGAGCACGGTTATCACACAGCGATCGAGCTCCAGATGGGAAAGCAAGCAGAGATGGTAAGAGCGCAGACAAGAAACCAGACAGGCCGAAAGGTGAAGACCAtgacaaggagaaggagagggagaagagcaagcacagagagggggagaaggacaGAGAGCGGCACAAGGACAGGGAGCACACTGACAGAGCCAAAGGCAAAAGGTGA